The Plasmodium brasilianum strain Bolivian I chromosome 6, whole genome shotgun sequence genomic interval AGTTAAAAAGTCTCTTCGTTTCATTTATGATTGTTCTTAAAAATGTTGATAAGTACACAGGCCTCGAATGCGTGCCTGCGTTAGGGAAAATGGAGGGTAAATGAGTGcacacgaaaaaaaaaaaaactttgtTATTAGAAAGTTCAAAATGCTCGCATAAACGggcatacgtatgtataatatgtgtatatatatacacatacgtacaaaTGTATGACCGCACAGTCACGCATGCACATGCCAGCTTCGTACGAGGAAATGGTTTCTCATCACTGCTACGACACAGGCTACGTAAAAAAGCACACCACTCCGATATACTGATCTTATCATggtcataaaaaaatgtgtcCTCACTTTTCTCGCCCTCATTCTCTTTCAAATTATAATTCTAATTCTCATGttctttttctaatttgCTTTCTCTTTCGCATTCTCtctctttttctctttttctctttctctcTTTCTCTCTTTCTtcctctttctttttttttttttctttttatatcatgcttgtatttttattcgtTTTGATAACCATAGTAGTCTACTTGATACCAGGGGAGCAAACTCTGAAAAAAGGCTATCAACAAATTACTATTTAACGAAACATAATAATTGGAAGTAACACTAGGGATATTCGTTGAATAAGCTCTGTTCTTTTCCATCATAAAATCaggtaataaataatttcttgACTTGAATTCTCCTACCCTCACGTCTTTGTACTTCTTTATGTCCAACAGTGGGATCTTTTTCCGCCAATCCTTGCGTGCTGCTTCCACTTCCTGGGACGCTGAAGGGGGCAAGCAACAAGCAAGAGAATGTTAAATAAGAACGTGTATTCCGATAATGCGTGAAACGATCATGCGTAAAAGGAAAGCACAAATAATGTAATTAATGATAAAACAGTCCGATCACTATCTATAAAATGCAATAAAATGGACATGAAATGGTCAATAAATTGTCGAAGTTGAGCCAGAAAATTGTCGCAAACTGCCTGAACGGAGTGGACTCCGCTTCGCTTCAATTCGCTGCTCCACTTTTCGAAAAGGATTACCTTCTGTGTCCTTGTAGAGCTCATGTATGAAACTGCAGCATACGTGAAACCAGGTGATGATCCTTTCTgacttataatatatattgttcttTTCTAGATAGCACGAAATAATTTTCTGTACACTCTCATATTCTTCTGCACTAAATAGGGTGCTATTTGAAAAAGGGGGATTAGCTAGTATGTCATTAAACGTTAAATTATCATAAATGGTTTGTTTCACTACTTttgatttaaaattattaaaatttaaaaaaaggtgtAAAAATGTGGGGTAACATAATAAAGCTCTTATTAAAAACAAGTGAGCACaaaaagaaatggaaaataaatcCCCCTCATTGCAACTAGACCCTACAGAATTAtaacaattaaaattaatattaaaatggaacttcatatatttacattccttatatgaaaaggaatttattatatcatttttactaATTAGTTTTATCTGATTATAATCAAcataagaattatttttcaagTACAAACATAGGGCTACGGAAAATGCAAAGTTTGGCAAAATTAAGTGCAGCCTAATTTCGAAGTTATCAAATGGGCTGCTCCCTAGCGCGCCATTCGTTTTGTTGGAGAGACAGTTGTCCTTGTTAGCGATGTTAACAGTATTAGAGGTGTAAGTGCTGTCGACCTTATTTTCCCCGTTAGACACTTTATTCACTTCATTTTCTACATTCGCACTACATGATGCCGTGTTTATGTCCCCCTTTTGAGTGCTTATATCAGCGAAAGTGCTTCCTTCCTTTGACCCTGCTTTGgtagtataatttttattttccatattttgttctaatttttcatttcgtAGAATCGCTTCCGCTTCTGGAGCTTCGCAATGAAGTCTCTTTTCCAACTCAACCTGTGTGAACCTTCCCTCCATGTTTGGGTTGTCCTTCTCATCAATAATGCCTGCCATGTTGCTACTTCCATATGTGTAATCAACCTTATCATATGAATTGCAAATATCATCCTGTCGATGATCATTAATTTTTCCGTTTTTGTGTATACTCATAGTGAGAGAAGAATGCTGTTGAGCTAAGAATGGAtctataatttcattaaatcTGTTTGGTGGTATAACACATTCAACATTTtgcaaaacaaaattaaatgaaaaataaattaaaaaatcgAATAAATTGCACTTTAAAATTAAGTTGTCCATTCGTAGTAGAGTACTACACAAATCATAACGTAAGTCAATCTTGCATAATAACTTGGCTACCTCTAACGAAGTAATTGTACATGCTTCATTTTCAAGATAaagcatatgcatatataaagatttaaataaagctttattatcataatgaAATGGATTTACAAACACatgattatatttatttaaaaaattaggattaaaattaatgtgaaatatattttgtaataataataaagacatttttataaatttattagcTATTTCGAAATTACTCGTTTCATTGTAATATTctgataatattaataatgtatCAATATGAAATgggtatttttttaacagatCATTCATTGCTTGTATATCATGACTGTCTagtaatacataaaataaattttctgcttccaaatataattttaatttttctaatttaaatTGATTTTCATCAAATTTCATAATTAATGGAGGTTGAATTGTTTTCGTTGTATAATCTTGAACTAGccaatttttcaaatattttattttactcttttttataaactttttatctttaataaaatcttttccaaatattctttttagtTCTACATTCACATtgaaattgtttttttctaattttaagCAATACTCATACTTTTCATGTGTACAAGCAAAAAGGTATAAGTAGCTtggtttattattattatactcaGATGGATCCAAAGAATGTTCCATATCCCCttgttctttttcctttttttcttcttccccatcttcttcatttattttgtttaatatgCTTGAAATTTCTTCATccatgtttttcttttttttctttttcttgcATTTTTTACCTCTTTTTGATATATCCTCTTCTGCTAATAGAGgtacctttttttcttctacct includes:
- a CDS encoding transcription factor 25, yielding MSSRLLKKILKEKNRDEINKIKEIVEAEALSFKPKKKKHSFKFLEDSQDDDGDDDTSESTNGEEGDGRKEKKTKDDIDGKKRSKDEDANLSDEEKCYSCVNSSNKHGKVKNGNNKAAGKEVIKKVEEKKVPLLAEEDISKRGKKCKKKKKKKNMDEEISSILNKINEEDGEEEKKEKEQGDMEHSLDPSEYNNNKPSYLYLFACTHEKYEYCLKLEKNNFNVNVELKRIFGKDFIKDKKFIKKSKIKYLKNWLVQDYTTKTIQPPLIMKFDENQFKLEKLKLYLEAENLFYVLLDSHDIQAMNDLLKKYPFHIDTLLILSEYYNETSNFEIANKFIKMSLLLLQNIFHINFNPNFLNKYNHVFVNPFHYDNKALFKSLYMHMLYLENEACTITSLEVAKLLCKIDLRYDLCSTLLRMDNLILKCNLFDFLIYFSFNFVLQNVECVIPPNRFNEIIDPFLAQQHSSLTMSIHKNGKINDHRQDDICNSYDKVDYTYGSSNMAGIIDEKDNPNMEGRFTQVELEKRLHCEAPEAEAILRNEKLEQNMENKNYTTKAGSKEGSTFADISTQKGDINTASCSANVENEVNKVSNGENKVDSTYTSNTVNIANKDNCLSNKTNGALGSSPFDNFEIRLHLILPNFAFSVALCLYLKNNSYVDYNQIKLISKNDIINSFSYKECKYMKFHFNINFNCYNSVGSSCNEGDLFSISFCAHLFLIRALLCYPTFLHLFLNFNNFKSKVVKQTIYDNLTFNDILANPPFSNSTLFSAEEYESVQKIISCYLEKNNIYYKSERIITWFHVCCSFIHELYKDTEASQEVEAARKDWRKKIPLLDIKKYKDVRVGEFKSRNYLLPDFMMEKNRAYSTNIPSVTSNYYVSLNSNLLIAFFQSLLPWYQVDYYENEGEKSEDTFFYDHDKISISEWCAFLRSLCRSSDEKPFPRTHSRPVYLSTFLRTIINETKRLFNFS